One window from the genome of Acidobacteriota bacterium encodes:
- the purL gene encoding phosphoribosylformylglycinamidine synthase subunit PurL → MTAPSSLAGEPVVDAGLASERGLTTEEYGGLCDLLGRVPTYTELGIASALYSEHCSYKSSKIHLRRFPTRSRRVVHGPGENAGVVDIGHGWVAAFKMESHNHPSFIEPYQGAATGVGGILRDVFTMGARPIACLDSLRFGNIDGERGARMRHLVDGVVRGIGDYGNCVGIPTVGGETGFHSSYNGNILVNAFALGVCRRERIFTAVASGAGNPILYAGSRTGRDGIHGATMASEAFDSESEAKRPTVQVGDPFTEKVLLEASLEAMRSGVVLGVQDMGAAGLTSSCFEMAARGGAGVELDLDLVPLREASLTPYEIMLSESQERMVFVTQRGQEGTVASILARWGLQARKIGRVTDDGRARLAFRGRTVADMPVEPLVDGAPVYDRPAQPPADLARRQEDVRPEVADDPLGALKRLLGTPELGDKEWIYRQYDSTVRSNTIVGPGSDAAVLRLKGTPSALALTSDVNPSYCWLDPRLGGRQAVAEAVRNLATVGAEPVGMTNCLNFGSPENPEIAWQLRECISGMADACRAFDVPVISGNVSLYNETEGEAVRPTPTVAMVGVIDELMELGVEGELNRLLGCGFWRRGDRVLLLGRSGDEFGGSAYQRLLYGIEAGRPPAVDLGAEAALCGLLRRARRSGWLSGCHDLSEGGLIVALAECAMVWGLGMRGSFDGGPLSLFSEGQGRAIVTASPAQVDEVLGSAEALGVAASDIGEVGGDRIVLGFDGGAVDSSVDELRTVWTEALPRAVG, encoded by the coding sequence GTGACGGCGCCCAGTTCCCTCGCCGGCGAACCTGTGGTGGATGCCGGGCTTGCGTCGGAGCGCGGTCTGACGACAGAGGAATACGGCGGTCTCTGCGACCTTCTGGGACGTGTCCCGACGTACACCGAGCTGGGGATTGCGTCGGCCCTCTACTCGGAGCACTGCTCGTACAAATCGTCGAAGATCCACCTCCGCCGTTTCCCGACCCGGAGTCGCCGGGTTGTTCACGGGCCTGGCGAGAACGCCGGAGTCGTCGACATCGGTCACGGTTGGGTGGCGGCCTTCAAGATGGAGAGCCACAACCACCCGAGCTTTATCGAGCCCTACCAGGGTGCTGCCACGGGTGTCGGCGGCATCCTGCGGGATGTGTTCACGATGGGCGCCCGTCCAATCGCCTGTCTCGATTCCCTGCGCTTCGGGAACATCGACGGCGAGCGCGGCGCTCGCATGCGGCACCTCGTCGACGGGGTCGTGAGGGGGATCGGGGACTACGGCAACTGTGTCGGTATTCCAACTGTCGGAGGCGAGACGGGCTTCCACAGTTCCTACAACGGCAACATCCTGGTCAACGCGTTCGCGCTCGGGGTCTGTCGTCGCGAGCGCATCTTCACGGCTGTAGCTTCCGGCGCCGGGAACCCGATCCTCTATGCCGGCAGCCGAACGGGTCGGGACGGCATTCACGGCGCGACGATGGCTTCGGAGGCCTTCGACAGCGAGAGCGAGGCCAAGCGGCCGACCGTTCAGGTCGGTGATCCGTTCACGGAGAAGGTGCTGCTTGAAGCGAGTCTCGAGGCGATGCGAAGCGGGGTCGTGCTGGGAGTGCAGGACATGGGAGCCGCCGGACTGACCAGTTCCTGCTTCGAGATGGCGGCGCGTGGTGGCGCGGGGGTGGAGCTCGATCTCGACCTGGTGCCACTGCGTGAAGCGTCCCTGACTCCGTACGAGATCATGCTTTCCGAGTCTCAGGAGCGGATGGTGTTCGTCACCCAGAGGGGGCAGGAAGGGACCGTCGCCTCGATCCTCGCCCGCTGGGGCCTTCAGGCAAGGAAGATCGGTCGGGTGACGGACGACGGTCGAGCCCGTCTGGCGTTCCGCGGTCGAACGGTGGCGGATATGCCGGTCGAGCCGCTGGTGGACGGAGCGCCCGTGTATGACCGGCCTGCCCAGCCTCCGGCCGATCTGGCCCGGCGTCAGGAGGACGTGCGACCCGAGGTAGCCGACGATCCGCTCGGCGCGCTCAAGCGCCTGCTGGGGACTCCCGAGCTTGGGGACAAGGAGTGGATCTACCGACAGTACGACTCGACCGTGCGCTCGAACACGATCGTCGGCCCGGGCTCGGACGCGGCGGTTCTGCGGCTCAAGGGCACACCTTCGGCGCTCGCGCTGACGTCGGACGTGAACCCTTCGTACTGCTGGCTCGATCCGCGACTCGGTGGTCGGCAGGCGGTGGCGGAGGCAGTGCGCAACCTGGCAACCGTGGGCGCCGAGCCGGTGGGCATGACGAACTGTCTGAACTTCGGCTCGCCTGAGAATCCCGAGATCGCGTGGCAGCTTCGGGAGTGCATCTCGGGGATGGCCGATGCGTGCCGGGCCTTTGATGTGCCGGTGATCTCGGGCAACGTGTCCCTCTACAACGAGACCGAGGGCGAAGCCGTGCGGCCGACACCCACGGTGGCGATGGTCGGTGTGATCGACGAGCTGATGGAGCTGGGCGTGGAGGGTGAACTGAACCGCCTGCTCGGTTGCGGCTTCTGGCGCCGTGGGGATCGCGTGCTGCTGCTTGGCAGGAGTGGAGACGAGTTCGGCGGTTCCGCCTACCAGCGACTGCTCTACGGCATCGAGGCGGGGCGGCCGCCCGCCGTCGATCTTGGGGCGGAGGCTGCCCTCTGCGGCCTTCTGCGCCGGGCGCGGCGATCGGGTTGGCTGAGCGGCTGTCACGATCTCTCGGAGGGTGGATTGATCGTGGCACTGGCCGAGTGCGCCATGGTCTGGGGCCTCGGCATGCGTGGATCCTTCGACGGCGGTCCCCTGAGTCTCTTCTCCGAGGGACAGGGAAGGGCGATCGTCACGGCCTCGCCGGCCCAGGTCGATGAGGTGCTCGGTTCGGCGGAAGCGCTTGGCGTTGCCGCTTCGGACATCGGTGAGGTGGGCGGTGACCGTATCGTGCTCGGGTTTGACGGCGGCGCGGTCGACAGCTCGGTCGACGAGCTGCGGACTGTCTGGACCGAAGCTCTTCCGCGGGCCGTGGGCTAA
- the purF gene encoding amidophosphoribosyltransferase: protein MCGIFGIEGAPDAANLTYLGLYAEQHRGQESAGIVSWDGDQLHAERGMGKVAEIFDANKLSGLPGERAIGHTRYSTAGSSVIANAQPIVVMTSMGPLGIVHNGNLVSALATRSELEAAGSIFQTTSDSEVFLHLMATRPHEEIVESLLRVLGEVRGAYSLLLISRQGLIAARDPYGFRPLILGDLDGQPCFASESCAFDLLEARLLRELDRGEVVLARGDRIESYRLPPVSKAARCIFEHVYFARPDSEVFSDTVAQSRLEMGARLARESPVEADLVVPVPDSGLYGALGYSRASGTPIELGLIRNHYIGRTFIEPQQSIRHFGVKVKLNPVRDLIAGKRIVLVDDSIVRGTTSRKIVNMVREAGASQVHVRITSPPTAFSCIYGIDTPTRGELIASDHSLEEIRRFIRADSLAYLSLEGLLECVSGRPDTYCTACWTGEYPVPGEGYDETQAELFPLRLEAGS, encoded by the coding sequence ATGTGCGGGATCTTCGGTATTGAGGGGGCTCCAGACGCGGCGAACCTCACTTACCTGGGTCTCTACGCGGAGCAGCACCGTGGCCAGGAGAGCGCCGGGATCGTGTCGTGGGATGGGGACCAGCTCCATGCCGAGCGAGGTATGGGGAAGGTCGCCGAGATCTTCGATGCGAACAAACTCTCCGGACTGCCGGGTGAGCGCGCGATTGGCCATACGCGCTACTCGACGGCCGGTTCGAGCGTCATTGCAAACGCTCAGCCGATCGTCGTCATGACCTCGATGGGACCGCTCGGAATCGTCCACAACGGCAACCTGGTCAGTGCACTGGCCACACGGAGTGAGTTGGAGGCGGCGGGCTCGATCTTCCAGACCACCAGCGACTCCGAGGTCTTTCTGCACCTGATGGCCACCCGTCCTCACGAGGAGATCGTCGAGTCGCTGCTGCGGGTTCTGGGAGAGGTGAGGGGGGCTTACTCGCTGCTGCTCATCAGCCGCCAGGGCCTCATTGCTGCCCGGGACCCCTATGGCTTCCGACCGTTGATCCTGGGAGACCTCGACGGGCAGCCGTGCTTCGCTTCGGAGAGTTGCGCCTTCGACCTGCTCGAGGCGCGGCTCCTTCGCGAACTCGATCGTGGCGAGGTCGTGCTGGCGCGGGGAGATCGCATCGAGAGTTACCGCTTGCCGCCGGTTTCCAAGGCAGCGCGGTGCATCTTCGAGCATGTCTACTTCGCGCGTCCGGACAGCGAGGTGTTCTCGGACACGGTGGCCCAGTCCCGCCTTGAGATGGGGGCTCGTCTGGCCCGGGAGTCACCGGTCGAAGCGGATCTCGTCGTGCCGGTGCCGGACAGCGGTCTCTACGGAGCGCTCGGCTACAGTCGGGCTTCCGGAACGCCGATCGAGCTGGGCTTGATCCGGAACCACTACATTGGGCGCACCTTCATCGAGCCTCAACAGTCCATCCGGCACTTCGGCGTCAAAGTAAAACTGAATCCGGTCCGGGATCTGATTGCCGGCAAACGGATCGTGCTGGTGGATGACTCGATCGTGCGCGGCACGACGTCGCGCAAGATCGTCAACATGGTTCGCGAGGCCGGAGCCTCCCAGGTGCACGTCCGCATCACGTCGCCGCCGACCGCCTTCTCTTGTATCTACGGCATCGATACGCCGACACGCGGCGAACTGATCGCATCGGATCACTCACTAGAGGAGATTCGGCGCTTCATCCGGGCCGACAGCCTTGCTTACCTCTCGCTCGAAGGACTGCTCGAGTGCGTTTCCGGTCGCCCGGATACGTACTGCACGGCCTGCTGGACGGGTGAGTACCCGGTACCGGGGGAGGGCTACGACGAGACCCAGGCGGAGCTCTTCCCGCTTCGCCTGGAAGCTGGCTCGTGA
- the purM gene encoding phosphoribosylformylglycinamidine cyclo-ligase, translating into MKEASAYRDAGVDLAAQDRALAGIGELVKSTFTEGVLSGLGAFGGLFALPESLRQPVLVASADGVGTKLSVARMAGDFGTVGGDLVNHCVNDILVQGATPLFFLDYVGAGKLDGEPMRSLLRGVAEACIDNGCALLGGETAEMPGFYQPGDYELVGFIVGAVERRQILDGSAVRAGDALIGLASAGLHTNGFSLARRAFFDLGGLDLAARLPQSERTVRDVLLAPHISYLRLLEPLLGDPRLHAMAHITGGGLTDNLPRVLPSGLGAEVDVGGWQVPEEFTAIQRLADVETEEMYRVFNMGVGMVVVVDPAAAADLIAELEAAGGHAFLLGSVQAGEGVSYGGFVPSEPCRGSSSPP; encoded by the coding sequence GTGAAGGAAGCGAGTGCCTACCGCGACGCGGGAGTCGATCTCGCGGCTCAGGACCGAGCGCTGGCCGGAATCGGCGAGCTGGTGAAGTCGACATTCACAGAAGGCGTTCTGAGTGGTCTGGGAGCTTTCGGCGGCCTGTTCGCCCTGCCGGAATCCCTCCGACAACCGGTGCTGGTGGCTTCGGCGGACGGCGTGGGCACGAAGCTCTCTGTCGCACGAATGGCCGGCGATTTCGGCACCGTGGGCGGCGACCTCGTGAACCACTGTGTCAACGACATCCTGGTGCAGGGCGCGACTCCCTTGTTCTTCCTCGACTATGTCGGTGCGGGAAAGCTCGATGGCGAGCCCATGAGGTCCCTGCTCCGAGGCGTTGCGGAGGCCTGCATCGACAACGGTTGCGCCCTTCTTGGGGGGGAGACCGCTGAAATGCCGGGCTTCTACCAGCCGGGCGACTATGAGTTGGTGGGTTTCATCGTCGGCGCCGTGGAGCGCCGGCAGATCCTCGATGGCTCCGCCGTGCGGGCAGGCGATGCCCTGATTGGGCTGGCTTCCGCTGGTCTTCACACCAACGGCTTTTCCCTGGCCCGCCGCGCTTTCTTCGACTTGGGCGGTCTCGACCTGGCTGCCCGGCTGCCGCAGTCTGAACGTACCGTGCGGGATGTTCTGCTGGCCCCCCATATCTCGTACCTGCGTCTGCTCGAGCCGCTGCTCGGCGACCCGCGCTTGCACGCCATGGCCCACATCACGGGAGGGGGATTGACGGACAACCTCCCACGCGTTCTGCCCTCGGGTCTGGGCGCTGAGGTGGACGTGGGTGGCTGGCAGGTGCCGGAGGAGTTCACTGCCATCCAGAGACTGGCGGACGTGGAAACGGAGGAGATGTACCGGGTCTTCAACATGGGAGTTGGGATGGTCGTGGTCGTCGACCCGGCCGCCGCCGCCGATCTGATCGCCGAACTCGAGGCGGCTGGAGGGCATGCGTTCCTCCTGGGTTCGGTGCAGGCCGGAGAGGGCGTTTCGTATGGGGGTTTCGTGCCGTCGGAGCCATGTCGCGGCTCGTCGAGTCCGCCGTGA
- the purQ gene encoding phosphoribosylformylglycinamidine synthase subunit PurQ — protein MKCGIVVFPGSNCDHDVYHVLGHVLEQETVFLWHQKTCLDGCELIVLPGGFSYGDYLRAGSMAAHSPIMAAVRRHAEAGGRVLGICNGFQMLLEAGLLPGAMRRNRDLRFLSVDVHLRVERDDLAYCSGYRRGEVLRMPIAHAEGNYVDTDEALDDLERSGQVVFRYVDSKGNLASSANLNGSKRSIAGVCSADGNVLGLMPHPERCAEDLLGNGDGLALLAGAVQVGRGAELPAAVGG, from the coding sequence GTGAAGTGCGGGATCGTCGTCTTTCCCGGCAGTAACTGCGATCACGATGTCTACCACGTGCTCGGGCATGTGCTCGAGCAGGAGACGGTCTTCCTCTGGCACCAGAAGACGTGTCTCGACGGATGCGAGTTGATCGTCCTGCCGGGTGGATTCTCCTACGGCGACTACCTCCGCGCCGGGTCGATGGCGGCGCACTCGCCGATCATGGCCGCCGTGCGGCGGCACGCCGAAGCCGGAGGCCGGGTTCTCGGCATCTGCAATGGCTTCCAGATGCTCCTGGAGGCGGGCCTGCTTCCAGGCGCGATGCGGAGGAATCGTGACCTCCGCTTCCTCAGCGTCGACGTGCACCTGAGGGTTGAGCGCGACGACCTGGCGTACTGCTCGGGCTACCGCCGGGGCGAGGTGCTGCGCATGCCCATTGCCCATGCTGAGGGCAACTACGTGGACACCGACGAGGCCCTTGATGATCTGGAACGGAGCGGGCAGGTGGTCTTCAGGTACGTGGATTCCAAAGGCAACCTGGCGTCCAGCGCCAACCTGAACGGATCGAAGAGGTCGATCGCCGGCGTATGTAGCGCGGATGGCAACGTGCTCGGGCTGATGCCCCACCCGGAGCGCTGCGCCGAGGACCTGTTGGGCAACGGCGACGGTCTCGCCCTGTTGGCTGGAGCGGTTCAGGTCGGCCGCGGGGCGGAGTTGCCGGCGGCGGTCGGCGGGTAG
- the purN gene encoding phosphoribosylglycinamide formyltransferase — protein MSRLVESAVTAPKTPIAVLISGRGSNFEALHRATREQRLPAEIVLVLSNVPSAAGIQHARSLGLPTAVVPSRGADSRGAHEALVREEIRRAGAEWICLAGYMRLLSAEFVAAFENRILNIHPSLLPSFPGLDVQQAALDHGVRVSGCTVHFVDAGLDSGPIVGQRSVPVRSGDDAASLAARILREEHQLYAEALRRLLVEEWRIEGRRVLFGRVDAESRDAQPA, from the coding sequence ATGTCGCGGCTCGTCGAGTCCGCCGTGACGGCGCCAAAGACACCGATCGCCGTTCTCATCTCGGGGCGCGGCAGCAATTTCGAGGCGCTCCATCGGGCGACCCGGGAGCAGAGGCTGCCCGCGGAGATCGTTCTCGTCCTGAGCAATGTTCCCTCTGCGGCGGGCATTCAGCACGCTCGCTCGTTGGGGTTGCCTACAGCGGTCGTTCCTAGCCGTGGAGCCGACTCGCGAGGCGCTCACGAAGCTCTGGTGAGGGAGGAGATCCGGAGGGCCGGTGCGGAGTGGATCTGCCTGGCCGGCTACATGCGGCTGCTCAGTGCGGAGTTCGTGGCCGCGTTCGAGAACCGGATCCTCAACATTCACCCCAGCCTGCTGCCGTCCTTCCCGGGTCTGGATGTCCAGCAGGCGGCTCTCGATCACGGCGTTCGCGTGAGCGGCTGCACAGTGCACTTCGTCGACGCGGGCCTGGACAGCGGTCCGATTGTCGGCCAACGCTCGGTACCGGTGCGAAGCGGTGACGACGCCGCGTCCCTGGCGGCGCGCATCCTCCGGGAAGAACACCAGCTCTATGCCGAAGCACTCCGCCGTCTCCTCGTCGAGGAGTGGCGGATCGAGGGGCGGAGAGTCCTCTTCGGCCGGGTCGACGCGGAGAGCAGGGACGCGCAGCCGGCCTAA
- the purS gene encoding phosphoribosylformylglycinamidine synthase subunit PurS, with protein sequence MTPDGKSFVARVLVYPRAEVLDPQGRAIEGALERIGFDGVQRIRAGKSFEVALRAASRAEASEAVDRMCRQLLANPIVEDYSVEWIRA encoded by the coding sequence TTGACGCCTGACGGAAAGTCTTTCGTGGCGCGGGTGCTGGTCTATCCGCGTGCCGAGGTTCTCGATCCCCAGGGGCGGGCAATCGAAGGCGCGCTCGAGCGGATCGGCTTCGACGGTGTACAGCGCATTCGGGCCGGCAAGAGCTTCGAGGTCGCTCTTCGTGCGGCGAGCAGGGCCGAGGCCTCGGAAGCGGTCGACCGCATGTGCCGGCAACTGCTCGCGAACCCTATCGTCGAGGACTACAGCGTGGAGTGGATCCGGGCGTGA
- a CDS encoding tetratricopeptide repeat protein: MIYTRSVTRTVQCPPRVLPLIVGVFLLLTGSGAADAQKRKVAPEAREQWKFGVDMADRGLWSEALFRFEQARRIEPEHPKILSNIAVAHEALGLFEQALNYYQQALRLAPRERDVRRNYSRFVEYYQNFRGDPAEEESGTDGAAAPVLPESTAGAPAAEGR, translated from the coding sequence GTGATCTATACTCGATCGGTGACGCGCACCGTTCAATGTCCGCCGCGCGTTCTGCCGCTGATCGTCGGCGTCTTCCTCCTGCTGACCGGGTCCGGTGCCGCCGATGCGCAGAAACGCAAGGTGGCCCCCGAGGCGCGCGAGCAGTGGAAGTTCGGCGTTGACATGGCCGACCGCGGTCTCTGGAGCGAGGCCCTGTTCCGGTTCGAACAGGCTCGCCGGATCGAACCGGAACACCCGAAGATCCTGAGCAACATCGCGGTGGCCCACGAGGCCCTGGGTTTGTTCGAGCAGGCCCTGAACTACTACCAGCAGGCTCTGAGGCTGGCGCCCCGCGAACGTGACGTTCGCCGCAACTACTCGCGATTCGTCGAGTACTACCAGAACTTCAGGGGCGATCCCGCGGAGGAGGAGTCCGGAACCGACGGCGCCGCGGCGCCGGTCTTGCCGGAGAGCACCGCGGGCGCGCCGGCCGCCGAGGGTCGGTGA
- the dprA gene encoding DNA-processing protein DprA has translation MAERPAPESGPQKSQCDEIRRALIALNMVHEHRGLVCALAQRVQAEGDLACGDFAKQAAGGLEAPVKRVRETLRTARGCLGSVGAETARATEIGATLITLVDADYPRALADLGLHAPPVLYVRGNLPDGPGIAIVGSRKADAYGLEVASWFARRLAAAGLIIVSGFARGIDQAAHRGALSARAGTGRTAAVLGCGLDIDYPRNSRRTAAEITRRGCLISEFPFGWQPRPWHFPIRNRIIAALGFASIVVRAANRSGSLITARLALDLGREVYAVPGSVLSRESAGAHLLLRDGAIPALDPDALLETLPTAVLDALERRTLQDAASARSPEGAKSADAARQDDVDSDVDGLLVALRSGARTPEELASRLSLPIPGVLATLARLEIDGLVRRYDGASYALMAR, from the coding sequence ATGGCAGAACGACCCGCCCCCGAGAGCGGCCCACAGAAGAGCCAGTGCGACGAGATCCGGCGGGCCCTCATCGCCCTGAACATGGTCCACGAACACCGCGGACTGGTGTGCGCGCTCGCTCAACGCGTTCAGGCCGAAGGAGATCTCGCCTGCGGTGACTTCGCAAAGCAAGCTGCCGGAGGCCTGGAAGCGCCGGTCAAACGCGTACGGGAGACCCTGCGCACCGCCCGCGGCTGCCTCGGCAGCGTCGGCGCCGAAACCGCCAGGGCCACAGAGATCGGAGCCACGCTCATCACACTCGTCGACGCCGACTATCCGCGCGCGCTGGCTGACCTGGGACTGCACGCGCCGCCCGTTCTCTACGTCCGAGGCAACCTCCCGGATGGACCCGGTATCGCGATCGTGGGTTCGCGCAAGGCGGACGCCTACGGCCTGGAGGTCGCGAGCTGGTTCGCCAGACGGCTCGCCGCCGCCGGCCTGATCATCGTCTCAGGATTCGCACGCGGAATCGATCAGGCCGCGCACCGCGGCGCGCTCTCGGCACGGGCGGGGACCGGCCGCACCGCAGCGGTGCTCGGATGCGGCCTGGACATCGACTACCCGCGGAACAGCCGGCGCACCGCCGCCGAGATCACCCGGCGCGGTTGTCTGATCAGCGAGTTCCCATTCGGCTGGCAACCGCGTCCCTGGCACTTCCCGATCCGCAATCGCATCATCGCCGCGCTCGGCTTCGCATCGATCGTGGTCCGTGCCGCCAACCGCTCTGGTTCCCTGATCACCGCCCGCCTGGCCCTCGACCTGGGGCGCGAGGTCTATGCCGTCCCCGGTTCCGTACTATCCCGCGAATCGGCAGGGGCCCATCTGCTGCTCCGGGACGGAGCGATCCCCGCGCTGGACCCCGATGCGCTGCTCGAGACCCTGCCGACCGCCGTCCTGGACGCCCTGGAGCGCCGGACGCTCCAGGACGCAGCCTCGGCCCGATCCCCCGAAGGGGCCAAGAGCGCCGACGCCGCGCGGCAAGATGATGTCGACTCCGACGTCGACGGCCTGCTGGTGGCACTGCGCAGCGGCGCCCGGACTCCTGAAGAACTCGCCTCCAGACTGAGTCTCCCGATCCCCGGTGTGCTGGCGACCCTGGCCCGCCTGGAAATCGACGGACTGGTGCGCCGCTACGACGGCGCGAGCTACGCACTGATGGCTCGCTAG
- a CDS encoding MBL fold metallo-hydrolase: MPGGQLSLFGDGALAAAARDSKLESRRRRGGNGAGLRAAVLGSGSGGNATIVESVDGCLLLDAGFSCRELERRLEMVGRSAADVDAVLLTHEHNDHSRGASRFARRHQVPVYGTRGTYRDPELSGLGHLARPMGPGVPLTMAGFRIEVFPVSHDAREPVGIVVESRGGYRLGLVTDLGRRTAEAWRSLRDLDVLLLESNHDLDMLRTGPYPWPLKERVASARGHLSNEEAAAGLDELLSDRLSWVVLCHLSQTNNSPAFAAAAVQPVLDRRCSRAKLVVAEQHRPGPWLDVGTGG; the protein is encoded by the coding sequence ATGCCTGGAGGTCAACTCTCGCTGTTCGGCGATGGTGCCCTGGCGGCCGCCGCGCGAGACTCCAAGCTCGAATCGAGGCGGCGCCGTGGCGGCAACGGAGCCGGCCTGCGAGCGGCGGTGCTCGGATCAGGAAGCGGCGGCAACGCGACGATCGTGGAGAGCGTCGACGGCTGCCTGCTGCTGGATGCCGGGTTCTCGTGCCGGGAGCTGGAACGGAGGTTGGAGATGGTCGGCCGTTCCGCGGCCGACGTGGACGCGGTGCTGCTGACCCACGAGCACAATGACCACAGTCGCGGCGCCAGCCGCTTTGCTCGACGCCACCAGGTTCCCGTCTACGGAACCCGCGGCACGTACCGCGACCCCGAGTTGAGCGGCCTGGGCCACCTCGCCCGGCCGATGGGGCCCGGGGTTCCGCTCACCATGGCCGGATTCCGGATCGAGGTGTTTCCCGTGTCCCACGACGCGCGGGAGCCGGTCGGCATCGTGGTCGAAAGCAGGGGTGGATATCGCCTGGGGCTGGTGACGGATCTGGGTCGCCGAACCGCGGAAGCCTGGCGGAGTCTCCGGGATCTCGACGTTCTGCTGCTCGAGTCGAATCACGATCTCGACATGCTGCGCACGGGACCATACCCTTGGCCCCTGAAGGAGCGCGTGGCGTCGGCTCGGGGACACCTCAGCAACGAGGAAGCCGCGGCCGGCCTCGACGAGCTCCTGTCGGATCGCTTGTCGTGGGTCGTCCTGTGCCATCTGTCGCAAACCAACAACTCGCCCGCGTTTGCCGCTGCGGCGGTACAGCCGGTTCTCGATCGCCGGTGTTCACGCGCGAAGCTCGTGGTGGCCGAGCAGCATCGGCCGGGGCCCTGGTTGGACGTCGGTACGGGAGGTTGA